The Cyanobacteria bacterium GSL.Bin1 region ACAGTTTGAGGATACGCTTAATCTAAGAGAACAGCTGATTTGTACCGCTGCTGCTCATTTCCAACCGGATCTCTTCTTGGTGGATAAAAAACCAAATGGTTTACAAGGAGAATTGCAAGCAACCTTGGACTATTTAAAATATCACCATCCTCAAACTCGTTATGTGCTTCTGTTGCGAGATATTTTGGATAGCGCTCCGGCGACGATCGCGCAATGGCAACGAGAAAATTATTATTTCCTTGCGGAATCCCGCTATGACCAAGTATGGATTGTGGGTAACCCGGAAATTTTCAATGCGGTAGAAGAATACCGCTTTTCGCCAACGCTGAAGGCAAAAACCCAGTTTATGGGCTACATCAGACGCCCGCCCGGTCTTCAGTCTCCCCAAGCGATTCGCCAAAAGTTGGGGATTACGGACAGAGACCGCTTCATTTTAGTGACTCCCGGTGGGGGACAGGATGGGTTTTCTTTAGTCAATACCTATTTGCAAGCCCAAACCCAATGCTTTTGCGATCAAAAAATCATTAGCTTAATTGTGGGCGGTTCCGAAATGCCCCTTGCCCAGAAGCATGATTTATTAGCACGCATTCGTCCGGTTTCCCATTGGCACTGGTTAGAATTCACCCCTGATTTAGCCAGTTATATGGCTGCTGCTGATTTGGTTGTTTCGATGGGCGGTTACAACACCGTCAGCGAAATTCTCTCCTTACAAAAGCGAGCGGTGGTGGTGCCTCGAATTGAGCCGGTCGCAGAACAATGGATTCGCGCCCAACGCTTAGCAAAACGGGGGGTATTGAGAATGCTGCATCCGCATCAGTACGCTTAGCAAAACGGGGGGTATTGAGAATGCTGCATCCGCATCAGTTAACCCCACAGCGGTTGGCAGCGGTCATGAGCGAAGAATTGACTGCCTCGCCGCGGGTTGCTTCAGATTATACGCTCGATTTTAATGCCCTGCCTCGTATCACTGAAGCATTCCTGCGTTTATTGGAGCAAGAGGATTCCTTTAAAAAGTTGCTTCAGCCCATTGCTGTTTAGACAAGAATAATTGCTATGACTGAACAATCACCTGTCATCGGTTATTTATTAAAAACGTTTCCCAAACTCTCAGAAACGTTTATTCTCAACGAAATGCTCGAATTAGAGCGACAAGGCATTGATTTACATATTTTCTCTTTGCGCAAGCCTCAAGATAAGCGTTTTCATCCCAGTGTCAGTGAACTGAAAGCGCCGGTCACTTATCTGCCTTCTCTATTACCAGAATATGACCGGGAAGAAGAAACGGCCCTGCTGACAAACTATTTAGCCTGGCAACAGCATTATCCTGAGCAATGCCGGGAACAGTTGCAATTCTACATTAATCGGTCGGAAAAAAAGCACCTCAATGAATTTTTGCAGGGTCTCTATTTGGCACAAATCATGCCTGAGTTGGGCATCGCTCATCTTCACGTTCACTTTGCTAATATTCCAACAGCAACGGCAGAAATCGCTCACCAGTGTAGTGGCATTTCTTATAGCATCACAGCTCACGCGAAAGATATTTACTTGACAGAACCGATCGCGCTTGATCGCGGAATGAAATCTGCTGAATTTGTTCTTACCTGTACCGATTACAATCGTCGCTATCTCAAATCTATTGCCACTTCAGATACTCCCATTAATTTGGCTTATCATGGTTTGGATTTGCAGCGGTTTCAATCGGATCAAACCGCGGGCTCTGCCAACGGAGACTGCCTGCAGATTCTCTCTATTGGACGCTTTTGTGAGAAGAAAGGGTTTCCTGATTTGTTAACGGCGTGTGCTCACCTGAGCCTCGCCGGAGTGCCTTTTGCTTGCACAATTGTTGGGTTTGGTCCTTTGCAAGAAGCATTGGAGCTGCAAATTCAAGCCTTTCATCTTCAAGATCAGGTGACGTTAGTGGGCAAGTTAACCCAAGACCAAGTGATTGAGCAATATCGAGCAGCCGATGTGTTTGTTTTGCCCTGTCAAGTCACGGCAGATGGCGATCGCGATGGGATTCCCAATGTTTTGATTGAAGCGATGGCGATGGAACTGCCGGTCATTTCCACTGCAATTTCGGGGATTACTGAGTTAATTGTTTCAGGGGAAAATGGGATTTTGGTGCCGGAAAAAGACCCCAGCGCGATCGCGCAAGCCCTGATTCAGCTAGCTGAAGATCCTGAGCAACGTCGTACCCTGGGGCTTGCCGGGCGGAAAACGGTCACTGAAAACTTCGCCCTCGAAAAGAATGTGGCGCAAGTGAAAGCCTTACTCCTCAACACACTGACCCGTCATTCGGCATCCCCCATTAACTTGTCTTCATCCTGGGAGGCGATCGCGTCATGAAACGATTAATGTTCTATTGTCAACATATTTTGGGCATGGGTCATCTCGTGCGCAGTATGGCAATTGTGCGCGGACTGACTGCTGAATTTGAAGTCTGTTTTATCAACGGCGGTCCAGCCATTGCCGGATTTGAGATTCCTAGCGGGGTGGAAATGCTGCAACTGCCCCCGTTAACCACTGATGCCGAATTTACTCACCTCAATTTACCCGAGGGCTTTGAAAGCTTAGAAGCGGTTTTTGACGCTCGTCGCCAACAGATGATTGCTGCCCTCCAACAGTGGCAGCCGGATCTCCTGATGGTGGAGTTATTCCCCTTTGGACGCCGTCGCTTTTCACCGGAACTGATTCCCCTAATCGAAACCGCTCGTCACTGCGGAACCAAGGTGGTTTCCAGTTTACGAGATATTGTTGTCACCAAACAAGATCAAGAGCGCCATGAAGCAAAAGTGTGCAAACTGATCAACCAATATTTTGACCTGCTGCTGATTCACGGCGATCCGCAATTTATGCCCTTAGAACGGAGTTTTTCTCGGGTGAGAGAGTTGCAATGTCCCGTTTATTATACCGGCTATGTCGTGCCCAACTCAGTTTCTGCAACATCTTCCCCCAATCCCCAACCGAGTATTGTCTGCTCCGTTGGCGGCGGTCGATTCGGGCATGAGTTA contains the following coding sequences:
- a CDS encoding glycosyl transferase, with amino-acid sequence MKRLMFYCQHILGMGHLVRSMAIVRGLTAEFEVCFINGGPAIAGFEIPSGVEMLQLPPLTTDAEFTHLNLPEGFESLEAVFDARRQQMIAALQQWQPDLLMVELFPFGRRRFSPELIPLIETARHCGTKVVSSLRDIVVTKQDQERHEAKVCKLINQYFDLLLIHGDPQFMPLERSFSRVRELQCPVYYTGYVVPNSVSATSSPNPQPSIVCSVGGGRFGHELLRAVAAASADLAQRIPHQVQLFTGPFAPNALLEELQGVAKSRSNLTVERYTPNLIPYLQQADLSINMGGYNTTLNVLQTGTRSLLLPFTGNGDQEQTIRAKRLEALGVVSVLRPEDLSPQRLAEKIVDALETKSTAIAFDCNGVAKTAEILHDFCQKSLAA
- a CDS encoding glycosyltransferase → MKLMVYSHDAFGLGNIRRMLAICDYLLQAIPNLSILVVSGSPALHQLRLPKGLDYIKLPCLGRNEEGKLSVTFLKGQFEDTLNLREQLICTAAAHFQPDLFLVDKKPNGLQGELQATLDYLKYHHPQTRYVLLLRDILDSAPATIAQWQRENYYFLAESRYDQVWIVGNPEIFNAVEEYRFSPTLKAKTQFMGYIRRPPGLQSPQAIRQKLGITDRDRFILVTPGGGQDGFSLVNTYLQAQTQCFCDQKIISLIVGGSEMPLAQKHDLLARIRPVSHWHWLEFTPDLASYMAAADLVVSMGGYNTVSEILSLQKRAVVVPRIEPVAEQWIRAQRLAKRGVLRMLHPHQYA
- a CDS encoding glycosyltransferase; this encodes MTEQSPVIGYLLKTFPKLSETFILNEMLELERQGIDLHIFSLRKPQDKRFHPSVSELKAPVTYLPSLLPEYDREEETALLTNYLAWQQHYPEQCREQLQFYINRSEKKHLNEFLQGLYLAQIMPELGIAHLHVHFANIPTATAEIAHQCSGISYSITAHAKDIYLTEPIALDRGMKSAEFVLTCTDYNRRYLKSIATSDTPINLAYHGLDLQRFQSDQTAGSANGDCLQILSIGRFCEKKGFPDLLTACAHLSLAGVPFACTIVGFGPLQEALELQIQAFHLQDQVTLVGKLTQDQVIEQYRAADVFVLPCQVTADGDRDGIPNVLIEAMAMELPVISTAISGITELIVSGENGILVPEKDPSAIAQALIQLAEDPEQRRTLGLAGRKTVTENFALEKNVAQVKALLLNTLTRHSASPINLSSSWEAIAS